One segment of Anomalospiza imberbis isolate Cuckoo-Finch-1a 21T00152 chromosome 2, ASM3175350v1, whole genome shotgun sequence DNA contains the following:
- the C2H3orf38 gene encoding uncharacterized protein C3orf38 homolog: MAGPGLSERERAGCRDLLQLLHTDELLALTDTVTNRLVHPENRQEAIHAILMYSQNVEELLRRRKVCREIIFKYLAAQGVTVPPSSEKQVLIERVRQLWSGQLTGRIPEPGSRKPAQGHGNRQKSAQDDIGGLGGEFCQWYFELLNSQHPLGVKSEAMWGPQHFWDDAKLKFCYNTLEKNVEQYVGADMVSLRLLSLVKEECLLFNPNLRSSGLKCAMSPHGLVLVAVAGTVHRDNTCLGVFEQIFGLISCPVRNNTWKIKLVNLKIVGQNALEPGMRMEEPSIKYESSQLREFYDGNELTVFEPQKF, translated from the exons ATGGCGGGCCCGGGGCTGAGCGAGCGGGAGCGGGCGGGGTGCCGggacctgctgcagctcctgcacaccGACGAGCTGCTGGCGCTCACCGACACCGTCACCAACCGCCTGGTGCACCCGGAGAACCGCCAAG AGGCCATTCATGCCATTCTGATGTACAGTCAAAACGTGGAAGAACTTCTCAGGCGCAGGAAAGTCTGCAGGGAAATCATCTTCAAGTATTTGGCAGCACAGGGAGTCACAGTGCCTCCCTCCTCGGAGAAACAAGTTCTGATTGAGCGTGTGAGGCAGCTCTGGAGCGGGCAGCTCACAGGTCGAATCCCGGAGCCCGGGTCCAGGAAACCTGCGCAg GGTCATGGAAACAGACAGAAGTCAGCACAAGATGACATTGGTGGTCTAGGAGGAGAATTCTGCCAGTGGTACTTTGAACTCCTGAACTCTCAGCACCCTTTGGGAGTAAAATCTGAAGCGATGTGGGGACCACAGCATTTTTGGGACGATGCCAAACTGAAGTTCTGTTACAACACTTTGGAAAAAAACGTGGAACAATATGTGGGTGCAGACATGGTGAGCCTGCGCCTGCTGTCCTTGGTTAAAGAAGAATGTCTCCTCTTCAACCCAAATTTGCGTTCCAGTGGCCTGAAATGTGCCATGTCCCCTCATGGATtggtgctggtggcagtggCTGGCACAGTGCACAGGGACAACACTTGTTTAGGTGTCTTTGAGCAAATCTTTGGGCTCATCAGCTGCCCCGTGAGGAATAACACCTGGAAAATAAAACTGGTGAACCTTAAAATAGTAGGGCAGAATGCTCTGGAGCCTGGGATGCGAATGGAAGAACCTTCCATAAAATATGAGTCAAGCCAACTGAGAGAGTTCTACGATGGAAATGAACTGACCGTGTTTGAACCTCAGAAATTCTGA